A single Methanocaldococcus bathoardescens DNA region contains:
- a CDS encoding glycoside hydrolase family 15 protein produces MGGIVGNNSLLVKIGDYGEISYIFYPHVGYETHFFDSALAIYDKKAKWHWDNDWDISQKYIEETNIFKTILEDDKIILTIKDFVPVSHNVLIRRLHIKNKLDKKLNFKLFFYESLRIGENPTKNTVRFLEDGCIVKYDEKYIFCIGSDKKIDSFQCGNRYSKNSAYVDIENGILMEHKESYGLMTDSAISWNIEIDEKRSLAFNIYILPQKFDGDFSIITEQLKIIMDNNEHIENLSMNYWKNVIGDIKRCIHPEFRSNKEIYSIAKRALMTLLMLCDKDGGIIAAPSLHPDYRYVWGRDGAYIAIALDLFGIRGIPDRFFEFMSKIQNDDGSWLQNYYVNGKPRLTAMQIDQIGSMLWAMDVHYRLSGDRKFVKRYWNTIEKAGNYLNLAALNFTPCFDLWEEKFGVFAYTMGAIYAGLKCAYSMSKAVDKRDKVKHWEKTIEFLKYEASKRFYLKDEERFAKSINPLNKEIDTSILGLSYPFNLIDVDDERMIKTAEAIEKAFKYKVGGIGRYPGDIYFGGNPWIITTLWLSLYYRRLSKVLKEKNDDRADRYLQKSKKLFDWVMKYSFNGLFPEQIHKELGIPMSAMPLGWSNAMFLIYIYENDDIIIP; encoded by the coding sequence ATGGGCGGAATTGTTGGAAATAATAGCTTATTAGTTAAAATTGGAGATTATGGAGAGATTAGCTATATTTTTTATCCACATGTAGGTTATGAAACTCATTTCTTTGACTCTGCATTGGCAATCTATGATAAAAAAGCAAAATGGCACTGGGATAATGATTGGGACATATCCCAAAAATATATTGAAGAAACTAACATATTCAAAACTATATTAGAAGATGATAAGATTATATTAACAATTAAGGATTTCGTTCCTGTTTCACATAATGTACTCATTAGAAGATTGCATATAAAAAATAAACTCGACAAAAAATTGAATTTTAAATTATTTTTTTATGAAAGTTTGAGAATTGGAGAAAATCCTACAAAAAATACTGTAAGGTTTTTAGAAGATGGATGTATTGTTAAGTATGATGAAAAATACATTTTCTGCATTGGAAGTGATAAAAAGATAGATTCATTTCAATGTGGAAATAGATACAGCAAAAATAGTGCATACGTAGATATTGAAAATGGGATATTAATGGAGCATAAAGAAAGCTATGGATTAATGACCGATAGTGCCATATCATGGAATATAGAAATTGATGAGAAAAGAAGCTTAGCATTCAACATCTATATACTTCCACAAAAATTTGATGGAGATTTTTCAATAATTACTGAACAACTAAAGATTATAATGGATAACAATGAGCACATTGAAAATCTCTCAATGAATTATTGGAAAAATGTTATAGGAGATATAAAAAGATGCATCCATCCCGAATTTCGTTCAAATAAGGAAATATACTCTATAGCCAAAAGGGCTTTAATGACTCTTTTAATGCTGTGTGATAAAGATGGAGGGATTATAGCAGCTCCTTCTTTGCATCCTGATTATAGGTATGTATGGGGGAGGGATGGAGCTTATATAGCAATTGCATTAGATTTATTTGGAATTAGAGGAATTCCTGATAGATTTTTTGAATTCATGTCTAAAATACAAAATGATGATGGTTCATGGCTACAAAATTATTATGTTAATGGAAAACCAAGATTAACGGCAATGCAGATTGACCAAATCGGTTCTATGTTATGGGCTATGGATGTGCATTATAGATTAAGCGGAGATAGAAAATTTGTTAAGAGATACTGGAATACTATTGAAAAAGCTGGAAATTATTTAAATTTGGCTGCTTTAAACTTCACACCATGCTTTGATTTATGGGAAGAAAAATTTGGGGTTTTTGCATATACAATGGGTGCTATCTACGCTGGGTTGAAATGTGCTTATAGCATGAGTAAGGCAGTTGATAAGAGAGATAAGGTTAAACATTGGGAAAAGACCATTGAATTTTTAAAATATGAGGCTTCAAAGAGATTCTATTTGAAAGATGAGGAGAGATTTGCTAAATCAATAAATCCTCTAAATAAAGAGATAGATACAAGCATATTGGGGTTGAGCTATCCATTCAATTTAATTGATGTTGATGATGAAAGGATGATAAAAACTGCTGAAGCTATTGAAAAGGCATTTAAATACAAGGTGGGTGGGATTGGAAGATATCCGGGAGATATCTACTTTGGAGGAAATCCATGGATTATAACTACACTATGGCTTTCTTTATACTATAGAAGGTTATCTAAGGTTTTAAAAGAGAAAAATGATGATAGAGCAGATAGATATTTGCAAAAATCTAAAAAACTATTTGATTGGGTAATGAAATACAGTTTTAATGGGTTGTTTCCAGAGCAGATACATAAAGAGCTTGGCATTCCAATGTCTGCTATGCCTTTAGGATGGAGTAATGCAATGTTTCTTATCTATATATATGAAAATGATGATATTATAATACCATAA
- a CDS encoding winged helix-turn-helix domain-containing protein, which translates to MEDMWGKIGETAGRIYHLLEEGEKSLSQIEKILRKEGYNSNIVKMAIGWLAREDKIFVLKDEKKWVIKLK; encoded by the coding sequence ATGGAAGATATGTGGGGAAAAATTGGTGAAACTGCTGGAAGAATCTACCATTTATTAGAAGAAGGAGAAAAGAGCTTATCTCAAATAGAAAAAATCTTAAGAAAAGAAGGATACAATTCTAATATTGTAAAAATGGCTATTGGATGGTTAGCAAGAGAAGACAAAATATTTGTATTGAAGGATGAGAAAAAGTGGGTTATTAAACTGAAATAG
- a CDS encoding glycosyltransferase family 4 protein, protein MRIAMVTWEYPPRIIGGLAIHCKGLAEGLVRNGHEVDVISVGYDLPDYENMNGVNVYRVRPITHPHFLTWTMFMAEEMEKKLGILGIDNYDVIHCHDWMTHFVGANLKHACKMPYVQSIHSTEIGRCGGLHSDDSKAIHTIEYLSTYESCQVITVSHSLKEEICSIFNTPEDKVKVVYNGINPWEFDINLSWEERVNFRRSIGVQDDEKMILFVGRLTYQKGVEYLIRAMPKILERHNAKLVIAGSGDMRNYLEDLCYQLGVRHKVVFLGFVNGDMLKKLYKSADVVVIPSVYEPFGIVALEAMAAGAPVVVSSVGGLREIIKHELNGVWVYPKNPDSIAWGVDRVLSDLGFREYIVNNAKKDVYEKYSWDNIAKETVNVYKIAMEMMGK, encoded by the coding sequence ATGAGAATTGCTATGGTGACATGGGAATATCCCCCAAGAATTATTGGAGGTTTAGCCATTCATTGTAAAGGTTTAGCAGAGGGATTAGTTAGAAATGGGCATGAAGTGGATGTTATATCTGTTGGCTATGATTTGCCTGATTATGAAAACATGAATGGAGTAAATGTCTATAGAGTAAGGCCAATAACTCACCCACATTTTTTAACTTGGACTATGTTTATGGCTGAAGAGATGGAAAAAAAGTTAGGCATTTTGGGAATTGATAATTATGATGTAATACACTGCCATGATTGGATGACACACTTTGTTGGAGCTAATTTAAAACATGCCTGTAAAATGCCTTATGTTCAGTCAATACATAGCACAGAGATTGGAAGATGTGGGGGATTGCATTCAGATGACTCAAAGGCAATACATACAATAGAATATCTTTCAACTTATGAATCTTGCCAAGTAATAACTGTAAGTCATTCTTTAAAGGAGGAGATTTGTTCTATATTCAATACACCAGAAGATAAAGTTAAAGTCGTTTACAATGGCATAAATCCATGGGAATTTGATATTAATCTAAGTTGGGAAGAGAGAGTAAATTTTAGAAGAAGTATAGGCGTTCAAGATGATGAAAAAATGATTTTGTTTGTTGGAAGATTAACATATCAAAAAGGAGTTGAGTATTTAATAAGGGCAATGCCAAAAATTCTTGAAAGGCACAATGCAAAATTGGTTATAGCAGGTTCTGGAGATATGAGAAACTATTTGGAGGATTTATGCTATCAGTTGGGAGTTAGGCATAAGGTAGTTTTTTTAGGATTTGTTAATGGAGATATGTTAAAAAAACTCTACAAATCTGCAGATGTTGTCGTAATTCCATCAGTTTATGAACCTTTTGGTATTGTAGCTTTAGAAGCTATGGCTGCTGGTGCACCAGTAGTTGTTAGTTCAGTTGGGGGATTGAGAGAGATTATAAAGCATGAACTCAATGGTGTTTGGGTTTATCCAAAAAATCCTGATTCAATTGCTTGGGGAGTTGATAGAGTTTTATCAGATTTAGGATTTAGAGAGTATATAGTTAATAATGCCAAAAAAGATGTTTATGAAAAATATAGCTGGGACAATATAGCCAAAGAGACTGTGAATGTTTATAAAATAGCTATGGAAATGATGGGAAAATAA
- a CDS encoding glycogen synthase, with protein sequence MKIVILAPTITPIVSCGGLGDVMRDLPKFLKKDNDVLVLTLNHYNRYSNLPHEVIKKITVVYKGSKISFDVLKTKHPTTGVDLIVFSNENVNNLNVWDSIKYEIFADLVVSYLDDINDIDVVSGHDWMCGLAIAKCNDILDLPTTLTIHNEAFKGGVIEYKGEVMTFLELGIKYADAVNTVSPTHAEEIKNCQYIKKYLNNKPFFGILNGIDIDEYDPMKIIDRMITLSNNKLDPRNYAYISPYSAEDAYDIKPKIKYSWFYKGGVYEYVEDWNKIIDKGISATEVEVYGGLKGDIETPLIGFVGRATYQKGFNTMFEAVPELLEKHNIRFVFLTKGEKEIEDKLKSLANDYDGKILALIGYSLPLSSLVFAGSDWIVMPSYWEPCGLVQMESMAYCTPVIATETGGLKDTIIPLHHNPYEHSNFDKATGVLFKVPDKIGFIWGVEHALNWTFYKLNEICMFMQYVRYKCPKHPYDENAPLPMMMKNCYYHVFRNLSWQNSPSIRKYKGLFGGAIYNHYLK encoded by the coding sequence ATGAAAATAGTAATTCTTGCTCCAACGATAACTCCGATTGTTTCCTGTGGCGGGTTAGGGGATGTAATGAGAGATTTGCCAAAATTTTTAAAAAAAGATAATGATGTTTTAGTTTTAACTCTCAACCATTATAATAGATATTCCAATCTTCCTCATGAAGTCATTAAAAAAATAACTGTTGTCTATAAAGGCTCTAAGATTTCTTTTGATGTTTTAAAAACAAAGCATCCAACAACAGGGGTTGATTTAATTGTATTTAGTAATGAGAATGTTAATAATTTAAATGTTTGGGATTCTATTAAGTATGAAATTTTTGCTGATTTGGTTGTTAGTTATTTGGATGATATTAATGATATTGATGTCGTATCTGGACATGATTGGATGTGTGGTTTAGCTATAGCTAAATGCAACGATATCTTAGATTTACCAACGACTTTAACTATACACAATGAGGCTTTTAAAGGAGGGGTGATTGAGTATAAAGGGGAAGTTATGACTTTCTTAGAATTGGGAATTAAATATGCTGATGCTGTTAATACTGTAAGCCCTACGCATGCTGAAGAGATAAAAAACTGCCAATATATAAAGAAATATTTAAATAATAAACCATTCTTTGGAATTTTAAATGGTATTGATATTGATGAATACGACCCTATGAAAATAATAGATAGAATGATAACTCTCTCAAATAACAAACTCGACCCAAGAAATTATGCCTACATTTCCCCTTATTCAGCTGAAGATGCTTATGATATAAAGCCAAAAATAAAATATTCATGGTTTTATAAAGGGGGAGTTTATGAATATGTTGAGGATTGGAATAAGATAATAGATAAAGGAATTTCAGCTACTGAAGTTGAAGTATATGGTGGATTAAAAGGAGATATAGAAACGCCATTGATTGGGTTTGTTGGAAGAGCCACATATCAGAAAGGATTTAACACGATGTTTGAAGCAGTTCCTGAACTTTTAGAGAAACATAATATAAGATTTGTGTTTTTAACAAAAGGAGAGAAAGAAATTGAAGACAAACTAAAAAGTCTTGCTAATGACTATGATGGGAAGATTTTGGCATTGATAGGTTATTCCTTACCACTATCATCTTTAGTATTTGCGGGAAGTGATTGGATAGTTATGCCTTCATATTGGGAACCATGTGGTTTAGTGCAGATGGAATCTATGGCATACTGCACCCCAGTTATAGCTACAGAAACTGGGGGTTTAAAAGATACCATAATTCCTTTGCATCACAACCCTTATGAGCATTCAAACTTTGATAAAGCAACAGGCGTTTTATTTAAAGTTCCAGATAAGATAGGGTTTATTTGGGGAGTTGAACATGCGTTAAATTGGACATTTTATAAACTTAATGAGATATGTATGTTTATGCAGTATGTAAGATACAAATGCCCTAAACATCCTTATGATGAAAACGCCCCTCTCCCTATGATGATGAAAAACTGCTATTATCATGTATTTAGAAACTTAAGTTGGCAGAACTCTCCATCTATAAGAAAATATAAAGGTTTATTTGGTGGGGCAATTTACAATCATTATCTAAAATGA
- the pgi gene encoding glucose-6-phosphate isomerase, which translates to MLSYDYKNALNIGEISFEDINKVDFANAYSKLMEKLDNGAVGFRDVIYNENLDKYKFLNGYKNVVVVGMGGSILGTMAIYYAISAFKNNAYFIDNSDPEKTLSILKKVDLNESIIYIISKSGNTLETLVNYYLIKKRIEKLNSFEGKIVFITNGGKLKREAEKNNYEILSIPENVPGRFSVFTAVGLAPLCSLGIDISKILKGAREMDKICQNEDILKNPALLNGVIHYLYDKKGKDISVVMSYIESLKCFGEWYIQLIGESLGKEGNGLTPLLSIGAKDQHSLLQLYMDGKKDKIITFITTKNYRLDEEIVFDDLNDEEISCMLSDIIKCEQEATEIALTNNGVPNVKITLDEINEMTMGALLYMYEMQVGFMGELYNVNSYNQPAVEEEKKICWELIKKCGNYGNK; encoded by the coding sequence ATGCTGAGTTATGATTACAAAAATGCTCTAAACATTGGGGAAATAAGTTTTGAAGACATAAATAAAGTAGATTTTGCCAATGCATATTCAAAGTTGATGGAGAAGTTAGATAATGGGGCTGTTGGATTTAGAGATGTCATATACAACGAGAATTTAGATAAATATAAATTCCTTAATGGATACAAAAATGTTGTAGTTGTTGGAATGGGGGGTTCTATATTAGGAACCATGGCTATTTATTATGCAATTTCGGCATTTAAGAATAATGCTTATTTTATAGATAATAGCGACCCTGAAAAAACCCTGTCAATATTAAAAAAAGTTGATTTAAATGAATCTATAATCTATATTATTAGTAAGTCAGGCAATACATTAGAAACTCTGGTTAATTATTATTTAATTAAAAAAAGGATTGAAAAATTAAATTCATTTGAGGGGAAGATAGTTTTTATTACCAATGGAGGAAAATTAAAGAGGGAGGCAGAAAAAAATAATTATGAGATACTTTCAATTCCTGAAAATGTTCCTGGAAGATTTTCAGTCTTCACTGCTGTTGGTTTAGCTCCTTTATGCTCTTTAGGAATAGATATATCGAAAATATTAAAAGGAGCAAGAGAGATGGATAAAATATGCCAAAATGAAGATATATTAAAAAATCCAGCATTGTTAAATGGTGTTATACACTACTTATATGATAAAAAAGGGAAAGATATTTCAGTAGTTATGAGTTATATTGAGAGTTTAAAGTGTTTTGGAGAGTGGTATATACAACTTATTGGAGAAAGCTTAGGAAAGGAAGGGAATGGACTTACCCCATTATTATCAATTGGAGCTAAAGACCAACATTCTCTATTGCAACTATATATGGATGGAAAAAAAGATAAAATTATTACTTTTATTACTACTAAAAACTATAGATTAGATGAAGAAATTGTATTTGATGATTTAAACGATGAAGAAATTTCTTGTATGCTTTCAGATATTATTAAGTGTGAGCAGGAAGCTACAGAAATTGCCTTAACAAATAATGGAGTTCCTAATGTAAAAATAACTCTTGATGAAATAAACGAGATGACAATGGGGGCTTTATTGTATATGTATGAGATGCAAGTTGGATTTATGGGAGAACTTTATAATGTAAATTCTTATAACCAGCCAGCAGTTGAAGAAGAGAAGAAAATATGCTGGGAACTAATCAAAAAATGTGGTAATTATGGTAATAAATAA
- the pfkC gene encoding ADP-specific phosphofructokinase: MVINNFIETIKGTKLFTAYNTNVDAIKYLKDEDIQKLVDKFNHKDIIERMKEYPRIIEEPLDFVARLVYSIKTEKPAEVPLKDDKELHEWFNKIKYDEERMGGQAGIVSNLMATLQIDKIIVYTPFLSKKQAEMFVDYDNLLYPLVENGNLVLKKVRESYKDDPIKINRIFEFKKGLKFKLNGEDIVANQSTRFIVASRPENLRIEMKDDVRQLLPEIGEMVDCAFLSGYQAIKEKYGDGKTAKYYFERAEDDIKLLKKNKKIKTHLEFASISNIEIRKMVVEYILSNVESVGMDETEIANVLHILGYDDLSNKILKDSFVEEVIEGAKILLEKFKNLEVVQIHTIYYILFVCRADNPLSKEELKECLEFSTILASTKAKLGNIKAIDDLYEGLKVPHNKYGDLLKEIAEKFNDDNYKVVLSPSRYVEKPKSTVGLGDIISSGAFIYYVSLLKKKNEIKN, translated from the coding sequence ATGGTAATAAATAACTTCATTGAAACTATAAAAGGAACTAAGCTTTTTACAGCCTATAATACAAATGTAGATGCAATAAAATATTTGAAAGATGAAGATATTCAAAAATTGGTGGATAAATTTAATCATAAAGATATAATAGAAAGGATGAAAGAATATCCGAGAATTATTGAAGAGCCGTTAGATTTTGTTGCAAGGTTAGTTTATAGTATAAAAACAGAGAAGCCAGCAGAGGTTCCATTAAAAGATGACAAAGAGTTGCATGAGTGGTTTAATAAAATTAAATATGATGAGGAAAGAATGGGAGGGCAGGCAGGGATTGTTTCTAACTTAATGGCTACTCTGCAGATAGATAAAATAATCGTCTATACACCATTTTTATCAAAAAAACAGGCGGAGATGTTTGTAGATTATGATAATTTACTTTATCCTTTAGTTGAAAATGGAAATCTTGTGTTAAAAAAAGTTAGAGAGTCATATAAAGATGACCCAATAAAGATAAACAGGATATTCGAGTTTAAAAAAGGACTAAAATTTAAATTAAATGGAGAGGACATAGTTGCTAATCAATCTACAAGGTTTATTGTAGCCTCAAGACCAGAAAATTTGAGAATTGAAATGAAAGATGATGTTAGACAGCTTCTACCAGAAATTGGAGAGATGGTAGATTGTGCATTTTTATCTGGATATCAGGCAATTAAAGAAAAATATGGTGATGGAAAAACAGCAAAATATTATTTTGAGAGAGCTGAGGATGATATAAAGCTATTAAAGAAAAATAAAAAAATTAAAACCCATTTAGAGTTTGCATCCATATCAAATATAGAGATTAGAAAAATGGTCGTTGAATATATTTTAAGTAATGTAGAGAGTGTAGGGATGGATGAGACGGAGATAGCAAATGTTTTACATATCTTAGGTTATGACGATTTGAGTAATAAGATTTTAAAAGATAGTTTTGTGGAGGAGGTGATTGAAGGGGCTAAAATATTACTTGAGAAGTTTAAAAACTTAGAGGTTGTTCAAATTCATACTATCTACTATATACTTTTTGTTTGTAGGGCAGATAACCCATTATCCAAAGAGGAACTTAAAGAATGTTTAGAATTTTCTACAATTTTGGCATCAACAAAGGCAAAACTTGGAAATATAAAAGCTATAGATGATTTATATGAAGGTTTAAAAGTCCCTCACAACAAATATGGAGATTTATTGAAAGAGATTGCTGAGAAATTTAACGATGATAATTATAAAGTAGTTTTATCCCCTTCAAGATATGTGGAAAAGCCAAAATCAACTGTTGGTTTAGGAGATATAATATCAAGTGGTGCATTTATCTATTATGTCTCACTATTAAAGAAAAAGAATGAAATAAAAAACTAA
- the rpiA gene encoding ribose-5-phosphate isomerase RpiA, whose protein sequence is MSNEDLKLKVAKEAVKLVEDGMVVGLGTGSTAALFIRELGNRIQEEELTVFGIPTSFEAKMLAMQYEIPLVSLDEYDVDIAFDGADEVEEKTLFLIKGGGGCHTQEKIVDYNADEFVVLVDESKLVKKLGEKFPIPVEVIPSAYRVVIRALSEMGGEAVIRLGDRKRGPVITDNGNMIIDVFMKVDDAIELEKEINNIPGVVENGIFTKVDKVLVGTKKGVKTLKK, encoded by the coding sequence GTGTCAAATGAAGATTTAAAGTTAAAAGTAGCTAAGGAAGCTGTGAAGTTAGTTGAAGATGGGATGGTTGTTGGATTAGGGACAGGTTCAACAGCAGCTTTATTTATCAGAGAGCTTGGAAATAGAATTCAAGAAGAAGAATTAACTGTCTTTGGAATCCCCACCTCATTTGAGGCCAAAATGTTAGCTATGCAATATGAAATACCATTAGTTTCTTTAGATGAGTATGACGTTGATATTGCATTTGATGGGGCTGATGAAGTTGAAGAAAAGACCTTATTTTTAATAAAGGGAGGAGGAGGTTGTCATACTCAAGAAAAGATAGTTGATTACAACGCAGATGAATTTGTTGTTTTAGTTGATGAAAGCAAATTAGTTAAAAAATTAGGGGAAAAGTTTCCAATCCCTGTAGAAGTTATTCCTTCAGCTTATAGGGTTGTAATTAGGGCGTTATCAGAAATGGGAGGAGAGGCAGTGATTAGATTAGGGGATAGAAAAAGAGGACCAGTTATAACAGACAATGGAAATATGATTATAGATGTGTTTATGAAAGTTGATGATGCGATAGAGCTTGAGAAAGAAATAAACAACATCCCAGGAGTTGTTGAGAATGGTATCTTTACAAAAGTAGATAAAGTATTAGTAGGGACAAAAAAAGGTGTAAAAACATTAAAAAAATAA
- a CDS encoding tRNA(Ile)(2)-agmatinylcytidine synthase, protein MFIGIDDTDSPNKYCTTYIATLLIEELKGNGYSVDMPKLIRMNPMVKYKTRGNGGVAIHVLDELYSKDKEEIKNITISLVEKYTDFECENTNPGIVFLDETKYKENREKLNYYYKKVLYDIVDVDYAEKFILKVGGEFIKYKLGRGIIGALGAVSSTPPYTYELLAYRKKEMWGKKREIDENSVIKMDKETFPYTFDNYDYENNKILITPNTPCPVLFGIRGIDVEVLLKAMNMIEGEKPERFMIFKTNHGTDVHLRKMNIKDIYPNTGVIVYGKVVEEPRDIEGGHVIFKLSDGTGEIDCVAYEPTKGFRDIIRKLIVGDYIAVYGTVREKPLGINVEKIKILKLEKKFVKDKRCPYCGGTLKAKGKKAGYKCKKCKKSIAYDEIKKIEVERDLKIGFYEVPGSARRHLSKPIQLVDLIW, encoded by the coding sequence ATGTTTATCGGAATTGACGATACAGACAGCCCAAACAAGTACTGCACTACCTATATAGCAACTTTATTAATAGAGGAATTAAAAGGTAATGGATATAGCGTAGATATGCCAAAACTCATTAGAATGAATCCAATGGTTAAATATAAAACAAGAGGTAATGGAGGAGTTGCAATACACGTTTTAGATGAGCTATATTCAAAAGATAAGGAAGAGATTAAAAATATAACCATTAGTTTAGTTGAAAAATACACTGATTTTGAATGCGAAAACACAAATCCCGGAATTGTATTTTTGGATGAAACAAAATATAAAGAGAATAGGGAAAAACTTAACTATTATTATAAAAAAGTCCTTTATGATATTGTTGATGTTGATTATGCTGAAAAATTCATCTTAAAGGTTGGAGGAGAGTTTATAAAGTATAAATTGGGTAGGGGGATAATTGGAGCTTTAGGAGCTGTATCATCAACTCCACCTTACACTTATGAGCTTTTAGCTTACAGAAAGAAGGAGATGTGGGGAAAGAAAAGGGAGATTGATGAAAATAGTGTTATAAAAATGGATAAAGAGACATTTCCTTACACATTTGACAACTACGATTATGAAAATAATAAGATTTTAATAACACCAAACACACCATGCCCTGTTTTATTTGGAATTAGAGGAATTGATGTAGAAGTTTTATTAAAAGCAATGAACATGATTGAAGGAGAAAAACCAGAAAGATTTATGATTTTTAAAACAAACCATGGGACGGATGTTCATTTAAGAAAAATGAATATTAAAGATATTTATCCAAATACTGGGGTTATTGTTTATGGAAAAGTTGTAGAAGAGCCGAGAGATATAGAAGGCGGGCATGTAATATTTAAATTATCAGATGGAACTGGAGAAATCGATTGTGTAGCTTACGAACCAACAAAAGGATTTAGGGATATTATAAGAAAGTTAATAGTTGGGGATTACATAGCTGTTTATGGAACTGTGAGAGAAAAGCCTTTAGGAATAAATGTTGAAAAGATAAAAATCTTAAAATTGGAAAAAAAGTTTGTTAAGGATAAGAGATGCCCATACTGTGGAGGAACATTAAAAGCAAAGGGTAAAAAAGCTGGTTATAAATGTAAAAAATGTAAAAAATCTATTGCTTACGATGAAATCAAAAAGATAGAGGTTGAGAGGGATTTAAAAATTGGGTTTTATGAAGTGCCTGGTTCTGCAAGGAGGCATTTAAGTAAGCCAATACAGTTAGTAGATTTAATATGGTAA
- a CDS encoding YcaO-related McrA-glycine thioamidation protein: MDITYKLASYRICNPEETFEKIQEALKKIQTIEIGNIQHLDKLGIPVYYLKRRVIVNGKEGEAVHYGKGATEIQAKVSACMEAIERFSASYDKNKVKEKADNPINIEDLIVPQYADKNVKEWVEGIDIINDEVVDVPAEAVFYPTAGKLFRGNTNGLASGNNLNEAILHATLEIIERDAWSLADLARKIPRKINPEDAKNPLIHELIEKFEKAGVEVILKDLTPEFEIPVVAAITDDSSKDPLMLCVGVGCHLHPEIAILRALTEVAQSRASQLHGFRRDAKLREEFTSKIPYERLKRIHRKWFEFEEEINIADMPNNATYNLKKDLEFIKDKISEFGFDKLIYVDLNKVGVDAVRVIIPKMEVYTMDRDRLSKNAIERVKKLYY, translated from the coding sequence ATGGATATAACATACAAATTAGCAAGTTATAGAATTTGCAATCCAGAGGAGACATTTGAAAAGATACAGGAGGCGTTAAAAAAGATACAGACAATAGAAATTGGGAATATACAACATTTGGATAAATTGGGAATTCCAGTTTATTATTTAAAAAGAAGAGTTATTGTAAATGGGAAAGAAGGAGAGGCAGTTCATTATGGAAAGGGAGCTACTGAAATACAGGCGAAGGTCTCTGCATGCATGGAAGCTATAGAGAGGTTTTCAGCAAGTTATGATAAAAATAAAGTTAAAGAAAAAGCTGATAATCCAATAAACATTGAAGATTTAATTGTACCACAATATGCAGATAAAAATGTCAAAGAATGGGTTGAAGGAATTGATATTATTAATGATGAGGTTGTTGATGTTCCAGCAGAAGCTGTTTTCTATCCAACCGCTGGAAAATTGTTTAGAGGAAACACCAATGGATTGGCAAGTGGAAATAATTTAAATGAAGCAATTTTACATGCTACTTTGGAGATTATTGAGAGGGATGCATGGAGTTTGGCAGATTTAGCAAGAAAAATACCAAGAAAGATAAATCCTGAAGATGCAAAAAACCCATTAATTCATGAGTTAATTGAAAAGTTTGAAAAAGCTGGAGTTGAAGTAATTTTGAAGGATTTAACACCAGAGTTTGAGATTCCAGTAGTTGCGGCTATTACAGATGATTCAAGTAAAGACCCATTGATGCTGTGTGTTGGTGTAGGATGCCATTTACATCCAGAGATAGCTATTTTAAGGGCTTTAACTGAGGTTGCTCAAAGTAGAGCTTCTCAACTTCATGGATTTAGAAGAGATGCAAAATTAAGAGAAGAATTTACTTCAAAAATCCCTTATGAGAGATTAAAGAGAATACATAGGAAATGGTTTGAATTTGAAGAGGAAATAAATATTGCTGACATGCCAAACAACGCAACATATAATTTAAAGAAAGATTTGGAATTCATAAAAGATAAAATCTCAGAGTTTGGGTTTGATAAATTAATATATGTTGATTTAAATAAGGTTGGAGTTGATGCAGTTAGAGTTATAATTCCAAAAATGGAAGTTTATACAATGGATAGAGACAGATTATCAAAAAATGCTATTGAAAGAGTTAAAAAACTGTATTATTAA